A genomic region of Catalinimonas niigatensis contains the following coding sequences:
- a CDS encoding alkene reductase produces the protein MSSEQALLQSYTLGDLQLKNRVVMAPMTRSRANNPENAPTGELQGEYYRQRASAGLIITEGSQISPRAVGYINTPGIYSHAQVEGWKEVTQAVHKADGKIFIQLWHVGRISHPDFHNGALPLAPSALNPQAKSFTPEGLKDTVTPKEMSLEEIRQTIQDFKNAAKNAWEAGFDGVEIHSSNGYLLHQFFSSTSNVRNDEYGGIKENRARILFEILDAIKEVIPENRIGLRLNPSLHGIFGMELNEESIPTFDYIVNKLNAYNLAYLHLSEPFNDVSDNPHAEPHIAKRYRPMYNGTMIINANFDQEKGNAVIKAGDADLVAYGKPYVSNPDLVERFEQNAPLNEWDADTFYTPGEKGYLDYPVLEEVER, from the coding sequence ATGAGTTCAGAACAAGCTTTATTACAATCTTATACATTGGGGGACCTTCAACTTAAAAACAGAGTAGTTATGGCACCCATGACCCGTAGCCGAGCCAATAATCCTGAAAATGCTCCTACAGGAGAGTTACAGGGTGAATATTACCGACAAAGAGCTTCAGCGGGGCTTATCATCACTGAAGGCTCACAAATTTCTCCCCGCGCTGTTGGATACATTAATACGCCGGGTATCTACTCCCATGCACAAGTAGAAGGCTGGAAAGAGGTAACTCAGGCTGTTCATAAAGCAGACGGCAAAATATTTATTCAACTTTGGCATGTAGGACGCATATCTCATCCTGATTTTCATAATGGAGCTTTGCCTCTGGCACCTTCTGCCCTTAATCCTCAGGCCAAATCCTTCACTCCTGAAGGTCTTAAAGATACCGTTACTCCTAAGGAAATGAGTCTGGAAGAAATAAGGCAAACCATTCAGGATTTTAAAAATGCAGCAAAAAATGCATGGGAGGCTGGTTTTGATGGCGTAGAGATTCACTCTTCCAATGGCTATTTACTTCATCAGTTTTTTAGCAGTACTTCCAATGTTCGTAACGATGAATACGGTGGCATTAAAGAAAATAGAGCAAGAATTTTGTTTGAGATCCTTGATGCCATCAAAGAAGTGATCCCGGAGAATAGAATTGGTCTAAGACTTAATCCATCATTGCATGGTATTTTTGGTATGGAATTAAATGAGGAAAGCATACCTACTTTTGACTACATAGTGAATAAGCTCAATGCATACAATCTAGCTTATCTACATTTGTCTGAGCCCTTTAATGATGTATCAGACAATCCTCATGCTGAACCTCATATTGCCAAAAGATATCGCCCCATGTATAATGGGACCATGATCATCAATGCAAATTTTGATCAGGAAAAAGGAAATGCGGTGATTAAAGCTGGTGATGCTGACTTGGTCGCTTATGGTAAACCTTATGTTTCTAATCCGGACTTGGTGGAAAGATTTGAGCAAAATGCTCCTCTCAATGAGTGGGATGCGGATACTTTTTATACCCCGGGAGAAAAAGGTTATCTGGATTATCCGGTATTAGAAGAAGTAGAAAGATAA
- a CDS encoding PQQ-dependent sugar dehydrogenase: MRNLRTYLPMSAHFSTFYVRFCVLGIAGLLLLACENNSSNEDQTAQDEPQPEFVADEDNGSISLENGFSAYVVADSVGKTRHMAIRDNGDIYVKIREAQNGGGVLALRDTTGDGRADIQEYFGEEVGGTGIGIHDGYLYYASNTTVYRIKLDDEALSPSGTSEVVVEGFPEQNQHADKTLTFDGSGNMYVNVGAPSNACQEQIRTPGSPGQDPCPQLEKQAGIWRFDANQVGQTQEDGERYATGIRNAVAIEWNDNANSLYAMQHGRDQLSNLWPEYYTDSMSAELPAEEFLKVDQGDDFGWPFCYYDPGKEQKVLGPEYGGNGEEVGRCEGIEAPIMAFPAHWAPNSLVFYNGDQFPEEYQNGAFIAFHGSWNRAPFPMEGYNVAFVPMENGMPSGDYIRFADEFANQGGAIETPSSAEFRPTGLAIGPDGSLYISDDVKGRIWRVFYNDSNEMAMR; the protein is encoded by the coding sequence ATGAGAAATCTCAGAACTTACTTACCCATGAGCGCTCATTTTAGCACCTTCTATGTTCGTTTTTGTGTGCTTGGAATAGCAGGACTGTTGTTACTTGCCTGCGAAAACAACTCAAGCAACGAAGATCAAACGGCTCAGGATGAGCCACAGCCTGAGTTTGTGGCGGATGAAGATAACGGTTCTATCAGTTTGGAAAATGGCTTTTCGGCTTATGTAGTAGCTGATAGTGTAGGAAAAACCAGACACATGGCCATACGGGACAATGGTGATATCTATGTAAAAATTAGAGAAGCGCAAAATGGAGGGGGAGTGCTGGCTTTACGGGATACTACCGGGGATGGTCGTGCCGATATACAGGAATATTTCGGAGAAGAAGTAGGAGGCACAGGTATAGGTATCCATGATGGTTATTTGTATTACGCTTCTAACACTACAGTTTACAGAATCAAACTGGATGATGAGGCACTCTCTCCTTCCGGTACATCAGAAGTAGTAGTAGAAGGTTTTCCCGAACAAAATCAACATGCGGATAAAACCCTTACTTTTGATGGAAGCGGCAATATGTATGTCAATGTAGGAGCACCTTCCAATGCTTGTCAGGAACAAATAAGGACCCCTGGTTCTCCCGGACAAGATCCCTGTCCGCAACTAGAAAAGCAGGCTGGTATCTGGAGATTTGATGCAAACCAAGTAGGACAGACTCAGGAAGACGGAGAGCGATATGCGACCGGAATAAGAAATGCTGTGGCCATTGAGTGGAATGATAATGCTAACAGTTTGTATGCCATGCAACACGGACGTGATCAGTTGAGTAATTTATGGCCGGAATATTATACTGATAGCATGAGTGCAGAACTTCCCGCCGAAGAATTTTTGAAGGTAGACCAGGGAGATGATTTTGGATGGCCTTTTTGTTACTATGACCCCGGCAAAGAACAGAAAGTTTTGGGGCCCGAGTACGGTGGTAATGGGGAAGAAGTAGGGCGTTGTGAAGGTATAGAAGCCCCCATCATGGCATTTCCTGCCCATTGGGCCCCCAATTCCCTGGTATTTTATAATGGAGATCAATTTCCGGAAGAGTACCAGAACGGGGCATTTATCGCTTTTCATGGTTCATGGAACCGAGCACCTTTTCCTATGGAAGGCTATAATGTTGCTTTTGTACCTATGGAAAATGGCATGCCCAGTGGCGATTACATCCGCTTTGCTGATGAATTTGCCAATCAGGGCGGAGCAATAGAAACGCCTTCCTCGGCAGAGTTCAGACCTACCGGGCTTGCCATCGGACCAGATGGTTCTTTGTATATTAGTGATGATGTGAAGGGCCGCATATGGCGGGTTTTCTACAATGATTCCAATGAAATGGCCATGCGATAA
- a CDS encoding DUF1501 domain-containing protein encodes MDFLTQAQYEIAQYNTRRHFLKKCMSGLGAVALGSFMGCGSASQGSNNLLTQNPLAPLPTHFSPKVKRVIFLHMAGAPSQLELFDYKPELQKLDGKFCPPSLLEGKRYPFLGESPMMMGPQATFKQYGASGTYVSEFLPHFSSIVDEVTILKALHTDEFNHAPAQLLMHTGSPRLGRPSMGSWSVYGLGSENQNLPGFVVLLSGAENISAGKSAWGSGFLPTVYQGVQCRSKGDPVLYLSNPGKIDSKMRKLSIDMINEINEREYQESGDPEILSRISQYELAFRMQTAVPEVMNINDEPQWVHEMYGTAPGERSFANNCLLARRLVEQGVRFVQLFHRGWDHHGTGKGNGVDDGLKSMCQSVDQATTALVKDLKQRGLLEDTLVVWGGEFGRTPMMEARSGANYKGRDHHGDAFSMWLAGGGMKQGFSYGETDEIGFHGIKDRLHVHDLQATILHQLGLDHEKLTYTFQGREFRLTDVHGKVAKDILA; translated from the coding sequence ATGGATTTTTTGACCCAGGCGCAGTATGAGATAGCCCAGTATAATACCCGTCGGCATTTTTTAAAAAAATGCATGTCAGGCCTGGGCGCCGTGGCTTTGGGATCATTCATGGGATGTGGCAGTGCTTCTCAAGGTAGCAACAATCTCCTTACACAAAATCCATTGGCACCGCTTCCTACGCATTTCTCACCTAAAGTGAAACGAGTCATCTTTTTGCATATGGCGGGGGCGCCTTCCCAACTGGAGCTGTTTGATTATAAACCCGAACTGCAAAAACTGGATGGTAAGTTCTGTCCACCTTCTCTGCTAGAGGGCAAGCGCTACCCTTTTCTTGGCGAGTCACCCATGATGATGGGCCCACAGGCTACATTTAAGCAATACGGAGCATCCGGTACTTATGTGTCTGAATTCTTGCCTCACTTTTCAAGCATAGTGGATGAGGTGACAATCCTGAAAGCTTTGCATACCGATGAGTTTAACCATGCTCCCGCTCAGCTTTTAATGCATACCGGTTCACCCCGACTGGGCAGACCAAGTATGGGTTCCTGGTCAGTATATGGTTTAGGTTCGGAAAATCAGAACCTGCCGGGCTTTGTCGTATTACTTTCCGGTGCTGAAAATATTAGTGCCGGCAAAAGTGCCTGGGGTAGCGGTTTTCTGCCTACCGTCTATCAGGGTGTGCAGTGTCGTTCTAAAGGTGATCCGGTTTTGTATCTCTCCAATCCGGGAAAGATAGATAGCAAAATGCGCAAGCTGTCCATTGATATGATCAACGAAATCAATGAAAGAGAGTATCAGGAATCTGGTGATCCTGAGATCCTTTCGCGTATTTCCCAGTATGAATTGGCTTTTAGAATGCAGACGGCTGTACCTGAAGTCATGAACATCAATGACGAACCGCAATGGGTACATGAGATGTATGGCACAGCACCCGGAGAGCGTTCTTTTGCCAACAATTGTCTTTTAGCCAGAAGACTGGTAGAACAGGGAGTGCGTTTTGTACAACTGTTTCATCGGGGCTGGGACCATCATGGTACGGGTAAAGGCAATGGCGTAGATGATGGACTCAAAAGCATGTGCCAGTCCGTAGATCAGGCAACTACTGCTTTAGTCAAAGACCTGAAACAGCGGGGCTTGCTGGAAGATACCCTGGTAGTCTGGGGAGGTGAGTTTGGCAGAACGCCTATGATGGAAGCCCGTTCGGGAGCCAACTACAAAGGCCGCGATCATCATGGAGATGCTTTCAGCATGTGGCTGGCCGGGGGAGGCATGAAGCAGGGCTTCAGCTATGGCGAAACTGATGAGATCGGATTCCACGGCATCAAAGACCGCTTGCATGTGCATGATCTGCAGGCAACCATTCTGCATCAGTTGGGGCTGGATCATGAAAAGCTGACGTACACTTTTCAGGGCAGAGAGTTTCGTTTGACCGACGTACACGGAAAGGTAGCGAAAGACATTCTGGCCTGA
- a CDS encoding c-type cytochrome produces the protein MCYLVACSGGNESSNSATESETAEAETVEPAQEEPAASAELTQKMETGETVYNQYCTVCHQKDGAGVPSAFPPLQETEWVNGEKDTLIAIVLNGLQGEITVKGETYNSVMTPHNFLTDDEIASVLTYVRQSFGNNSSEINAEEVAAIRNK, from the coding sequence ATGTGCTATCTTGTAGCTTGCTCAGGAGGAAATGAAAGTAGCAACAGCGCTACAGAAAGTGAAACTGCTGAAGCAGAAACTGTGGAGCCAGCGCAGGAAGAACCTGCTGCGTCTGCTGAGCTTACTCAAAAGATGGAGACTGGCGAAACAGTTTATAATCAATACTGCACCGTCTGCCACCAGAAGGATGGGGCGGGAGTACCCAGCGCATTTCCTCCATTGCAGGAAACAGAATGGGTAAATGGTGAAAAAGATACTTTGATTGCCATTGTGCTCAATGGTTTACAAGGTGAAATCACTGTCAAAGGAGAAACATACAATAGTGTGATGACGCCCCACAACTTTCTTACAGATGATGAAATAGCTTCTGTACTGACTTATGTACGCCAATCCTTTGGTAACAATTCCAGTGAAATTAATGCTGAAGAGGTAGCTGCTATTCGTAACAAATAA